Proteins from a single region of Hordeum vulgare subsp. vulgare chromosome 6H, MorexV3_pseudomolecules_assembly, whole genome shotgun sequence:
- the LOC123404406 gene encoding protein HOTHEAD-like isoform X1, with the protein MAFFIVTILLGLLSVSQPARGVNYTFMREALHAPPVAYYDYIVIGGGTAGCPLAATLSRRYRVLLLERGGSPYDDDRVLNMAHFSDVLSDTSASSPSQRFVSEDGVINARPRVLGGGSCINAGFFTRAGAAYARAVGWDAREVLSAYRWVEDVVAFQPELGPWQAAVRRGLLETGVVPDNGFTYDHIPGTKVGGSIFDPDGRRHTAADLLQYARPEGIDVLLRARVARILFSYKGTKPVARGVVFRDSLGMVHVAYLNQGDANEIILSAGALGSPQLLMLSGVGPADHLRSFGLDVVVDNPGVGQGMSDNPMNAIYVPSPSPVEVSLIQVVGITRFGSYIEGASGSDWTTRTASSSGDGAGQARVFGMFSPQTGQLPTVPPKQRTPEAIARAVEAMSRVPDAALRGGFILEKVLGPQSTGSLALRNLDPDDNPIVQFNYFAHPDDLRRCVAGIEAIERVIRSRSFSRFAYPNFAFPAMLNVTAEFPVNLMRVRGGSDPAALERFCRDTVMTIWHYHGGCQVGRVVDRDYRVIGIDALRVIDGSTFNASPGTNPQATVMMLGRYMGVKIEKERMLIEGPARRL; encoded by the exons ATGGCATTCTTCATCGTCACCATCTTGCTTGGACTCCTTTCCGTCTCTCAACCAG CGCGAGGTGTAAACTACACGTTCATGAGGGAGGCGCTGCACGCGCCGCCGGTGGCCTACTACGACTACATCGTCATCGGGGGCGGCACGGCGGGCTGCCCGCTGGCGGCGACGCTGTCCAGGCGCTACCGCGTGCTGCTGCTGGAGCGCGGCGGGTCGCCGTACGACGACGACCGCGTGCTCAACATGGCGCACTTCTCCGACGTGCTCTCGGACACGTCCGCGTCGTCCCCGTCGCAGCGGTTCGTGTCGGAGGACGGCGTGATCAACGCGCGGCCGCGGGTGCTGGGCGGCGGCAGCTGCATCAACGCCGGCTTCTTCACGCGCGCCGGCGCCGCCTACGCGAGGGCCGTCGGCTGGGACGCCAGGGAGGTGCTCAGCGCGTACAGGTGGGTGGAAGACGTGGTGGCGTTCCAGCCGGAGCTGGGGCCGTGGCAGGCGGCGGTGCGGCGCGGGCTGCTGGAGACCGGAGTGGTGCCGGACAACGGGTTCACGTACGACCACATCCCCGGCACCAAGGTCGGCGGGTCCATCTTCGACCCCGACGGCCGGCGCCACACGGCGGCCGACCTGCTGCAGTACGCGCGCCCCGAAGGGATCGACGTGCTCCTCCGGGCTCGAGTGGCCAGGATCTTGTTCAGTTACAAAG GGACCAAGCCCGTGGCGCGCGGCGTGGTGTTCCGCGACTCGCTGGGCATGGTTCACGTGGCGTACCTCAACCAGGGCGACGCCAACGAGATCATCCTGTCGGCGGGGGCGCTGGGCAGCCCGCAGCTGCTGATGCTCAGCGGTGTCGGCCCGGCCGATCATCTCAGGTCGTTTGGCCTCGACGTCGTCGTCGACAACCCCGGGGTAGGACAGGGCATGTCCGACAACCCCATGAATGCCATCTAcgtgccgtcgccgtcgcccgtcgAGGTGTCGCTCATCCAGGTCGTCGGCATCACCAGGTTCGGCAGCTACATCGAGGGCGCCAGCGGGTCCGACTGGACAACCCGCACCGCCTCCTCCAGCGGCGACGGCGCGGGACAGGCCCGCGTCTTCGGCATGTTCTCCCCGCAGACGGGGCAGCTCCCGACGGTGCCCCCGAAGCAGCGCACGCCGGAGGCCATCGCGCGCGCCGTGGAGGCCATGAGCCGGGTGCCGGACGCGGCGCTCCGCGGCGGGTTCATCCTGGAGAAGGTCCTCGGCCCGCAGTCCACGGGCAGCCTCGCGCTCCGCAACCTGGACCCGGACGACAACCCCATCGTCCAGTTCAACTACTTCGCCCACCCGGACGACCTCCGGCGCTGCGTCGCCGGCATCGAGGCCATCGAGCGAGTCATCCGCTCCAGGTCCTTCTCGCGGTTCGCGTACCCAAACTTCGCGTTCCCGGCGATGCTCAACGTCACGGCGGAGTTCCCGGTGAACCTGATGCGCGTGCGCGGCGGCAGCGACCCCGCGGCGCTCGAGCGGTTCTGCAGGGACACCGTGATGACCATCTGGCATTACCACGGCGGGTGCCAGGTCGGCAGAGTCGTCGACCGCGACTACCGGGTCATCGGCATTGACGCGCTGCGCGTCATCGACGGCTCCACGTTCAATGCCTCGCCGGGGACCAACCCGCAGGCCACCGTGATGATGCTCGGCAG GTACATGGGAGTCAAAATCGAAAAGGAGAGGATGCTGATCGAAGGACCAGCGAGAAGACTGTAG
- the LOC123404406 gene encoding protein HOTHEAD-like isoform X2, whose product MAARGVNYTFMREALHAPPVAYYDYIVIGGGTAGCPLAATLSRRYRVLLLERGGSPYDDDRVLNMAHFSDVLSDTSASSPSQRFVSEDGVINARPRVLGGGSCINAGFFTRAGAAYARAVGWDAREVLSAYRWVEDVVAFQPELGPWQAAVRRGLLETGVVPDNGFTYDHIPGTKVGGSIFDPDGRRHTAADLLQYARPEGIDVLLRARVARILFSYKGTKPVARGVVFRDSLGMVHVAYLNQGDANEIILSAGALGSPQLLMLSGVGPADHLRSFGLDVVVDNPGVGQGMSDNPMNAIYVPSPSPVEVSLIQVVGITRFGSYIEGASGSDWTTRTASSSGDGAGQARVFGMFSPQTGQLPTVPPKQRTPEAIARAVEAMSRVPDAALRGGFILEKVLGPQSTGSLALRNLDPDDNPIVQFNYFAHPDDLRRCVAGIEAIERVIRSRSFSRFAYPNFAFPAMLNVTAEFPVNLMRVRGGSDPAALERFCRDTVMTIWHYHGGCQVGRVVDRDYRVIGIDALRVIDGSTFNASPGTNPQATVMMLGRYMGVKIEKERMLIEGPARRL is encoded by the exons ATGGCAGCGCGAGGTGTAAACTACACGTTCATGAGGGAGGCGCTGCACGCGCCGCCGGTGGCCTACTACGACTACATCGTCATCGGGGGCGGCACGGCGGGCTGCCCGCTGGCGGCGACGCTGTCCAGGCGCTACCGCGTGCTGCTGCTGGAGCGCGGCGGGTCGCCGTACGACGACGACCGCGTGCTCAACATGGCGCACTTCTCCGACGTGCTCTCGGACACGTCCGCGTCGTCCCCGTCGCAGCGGTTCGTGTCGGAGGACGGCGTGATCAACGCGCGGCCGCGGGTGCTGGGCGGCGGCAGCTGCATCAACGCCGGCTTCTTCACGCGCGCCGGCGCCGCCTACGCGAGGGCCGTCGGCTGGGACGCCAGGGAGGTGCTCAGCGCGTACAGGTGGGTGGAAGACGTGGTGGCGTTCCAGCCGGAGCTGGGGCCGTGGCAGGCGGCGGTGCGGCGCGGGCTGCTGGAGACCGGAGTGGTGCCGGACAACGGGTTCACGTACGACCACATCCCCGGCACCAAGGTCGGCGGGTCCATCTTCGACCCCGACGGCCGGCGCCACACGGCGGCCGACCTGCTGCAGTACGCGCGCCCCGAAGGGATCGACGTGCTCCTCCGGGCTCGAGTGGCCAGGATCTTGTTCAGTTACAAAG GGACCAAGCCCGTGGCGCGCGGCGTGGTGTTCCGCGACTCGCTGGGCATGGTTCACGTGGCGTACCTCAACCAGGGCGACGCCAACGAGATCATCCTGTCGGCGGGGGCGCTGGGCAGCCCGCAGCTGCTGATGCTCAGCGGTGTCGGCCCGGCCGATCATCTCAGGTCGTTTGGCCTCGACGTCGTCGTCGACAACCCCGGGGTAGGACAGGGCATGTCCGACAACCCCATGAATGCCATCTAcgtgccgtcgccgtcgcccgtcgAGGTGTCGCTCATCCAGGTCGTCGGCATCACCAGGTTCGGCAGCTACATCGAGGGCGCCAGCGGGTCCGACTGGACAACCCGCACCGCCTCCTCCAGCGGCGACGGCGCGGGACAGGCCCGCGTCTTCGGCATGTTCTCCCCGCAGACGGGGCAGCTCCCGACGGTGCCCCCGAAGCAGCGCACGCCGGAGGCCATCGCGCGCGCCGTGGAGGCCATGAGCCGGGTGCCGGACGCGGCGCTCCGCGGCGGGTTCATCCTGGAGAAGGTCCTCGGCCCGCAGTCCACGGGCAGCCTCGCGCTCCGCAACCTGGACCCGGACGACAACCCCATCGTCCAGTTCAACTACTTCGCCCACCCGGACGACCTCCGGCGCTGCGTCGCCGGCATCGAGGCCATCGAGCGAGTCATCCGCTCCAGGTCCTTCTCGCGGTTCGCGTACCCAAACTTCGCGTTCCCGGCGATGCTCAACGTCACGGCGGAGTTCCCGGTGAACCTGATGCGCGTGCGCGGCGGCAGCGACCCCGCGGCGCTCGAGCGGTTCTGCAGGGACACCGTGATGACCATCTGGCATTACCACGGCGGGTGCCAGGTCGGCAGAGTCGTCGACCGCGACTACCGGGTCATCGGCATTGACGCGCTGCGCGTCATCGACGGCTCCACGTTCAATGCCTCGCCGGGGACCAACCCGCAGGCCACCGTGATGATGCTCGGCAG GTACATGGGAGTCAAAATCGAAAAGGAGAGGATGCTGATCGAAGGACCAGCGAGAAGACTGTAG